From Rutidosis leptorrhynchoides isolate AG116_Rl617_1_P2 chromosome 3, CSIRO_AGI_Rlap_v1, whole genome shotgun sequence, a single genomic window includes:
- the LOC139899137 gene encoding uncharacterized protein has translation MTGVNGDDMVTLKLLKQKMHDFAIERDWEKYHSPRNLLLALVGEVGELSEIFQWKGEVEKGLPDWKEEEKVHLGEELSDVLLYLVRLSDICGIDLGQAALRKIDLNAIKYPAPVPNGDATSK, from the exons ATGACAGGGGTTAATGGCGATGACATGGTAACGCTGAAATTATTGAAGCAAAAAATGCATGATTTTGCAATTGAACGTGACTGGGAAAAATATCACAGTCCCAGAAATCTCCTTTTAGCTCTg GTAGGAGAAGTGGgagaattatcagaaatatttcaATGGAAAGGAGAAGTAGAAAAGGGACTTCCTGATTGGAAAGAAGAAGAGAAGGTGCATTTGGGCGAAGAGTTATCGGACGTTTTGTTGTATCTCGTTCGACTCTCTGATATTTGTGGTATCGATTTGGGTCAAGCTGCTCTTCGTAAAATCGATCTTAACGCTATCAAGTACCCTGCTCCCGTTCCTAATGGGGATGCTACATCAAAATGA